taagtttaagaagtataaacataatgtaattttgtttaacacccatacaaatctaacgatctctTAAAGCATTGACGTCATTCCTTCATGCCATTTAGTATGGAACGTTTTTAGGGATTTTTGGCAGCGCCGAAAATATGATACTTTAGATTCCTTTAGCTCCGAAAATTATCAtcaaaaaaaactgtcatcacctctaattacttaaaaattacACAAAGACAGTCAAACAACATTCTGCGTAAGTATTGTACGCGACTTTATACATATTTCTGTAGATCATAGTCGTACACAATATCTCCTGTTAAGAATTGTCGGTGTTTCCATATCTCATATAGGCCAAACATTCGTCAACGACTCAACGACATATcctgtgaaaaaaaaaagacaaacctCTTTTAACCCTAAACCATTTCATCTATCTTCAAACTACAAGTTTGCATTTTTCGGCAATTGCAACATGACTATTCAGTATGATTCATTTATTCTTCCCAGGATGTAATGATGCTCTTTGCTGGTCTGGCGAAGAAAAATCCTGGCGCCGTGGACTGGACGCCTCACGTGCCCAAAATGTTCATGAGGTTCCTACACGCACTCAACTTACCCGTGAGCTACAAAGACATGCAATACACCAAGAACCATTCGCTCGGTGAGATGTTAAGCAGTTTGTGTAATAAGCTTAGAAGTGTTAtcgtatataaatgtataagtacccagtcaagcttcgctttgacgcatttcctacccctaacctattctactcccaccctacacctaccctacccctaccatttTTAGTTACAGATAGTCTGCATAcgaatttttagctttctaccttgaaaattgaGGAATGttctatacaaacttccaccccccattttagggaagtgagGAGTTAGAAAGCGacataaagtagcctatgtcactctcttCGTTTGACGCttcgttttgccgtgaaagacgggcaaacaaacagacagacagacagacacacacacacacacactttcacatttataatataagtatggatACAGTTTTTCTCGCTTCGGTAAAAAACTGGACATAATATTAATGAGCATCATGCTCATTAATATTATGTCCAGTTTACAGGAATACTGTGTTAAAACTTGTGGGATACATCAGATGTCAGAACTATGTATCTGTTAGGTGCTAATCACACTAATCTGTACTCTTATGTATAAAACACTCGTGACGCGATGTATTTTCGGGATGTATATCTTAATCATCTATAAGCTTTAAGAATAGtctttaataattatacttgTCACTTATGACTTAGAAagcatttatgtatttttcttgTCAAACGTGTAACACGACTCAACAAATCgctattagcgataaggccttcccttgcctgttattattatttttggtgtacaataaagtatatttcattcattcaactTATTGAATAATTTCTATAAACATttcctttgttttttttccttAGACATGAAATTTGTGGCGTTATGGATAGTCTGGACGATAAACCCAGACGGCGTAGTATTGAAGCACTTGAAATCATTCCTGGCGGGAGTCGAGAGCTACTTACAGAGTGCCAACTCCGGCCGGTGGTCCTTCAAACTAAGGGACCTATTGAGGAAATTAGCTAGATTATTCCTTAACAGGTAAGATTTCCATATGCCTGATTTATATGCATTTCATCAGTACGCACTGTAAATTTTGGGCAGCTATTGCACATTGTTATGGAATGAATTCTTGTTATTCTAGTTTCTAACAATATTCGATATTGACAAAGTTAACAAAATGCAGATAcagtaaactaaaaaattgTTCTAGGGTGCGTCGCGAGCGCGAAATGAGGTTACAAGAAACTTGGGAGAACAAAACACCCGAAGAGTACAAACTCCGCGACGAAGATGTCGACGAATTCGTGAAAATAGTCCTGCAGCCTACGCTACAAGCCGTCTACAGCAGGAGCGGCTCGATGGACATCTCGGTGGCTCTGCAGAACTTGGCCACTCTGCGGCCTGCCATCGTCATACCTCCTCTGATCGAGAGGTTGAGGACGTCGCTCACTTCTCTGACCGAGCCGCACAGGGTCACGGCGGCCATGACCGCAGTGGCCGCAGTAGCCCGACCGATGATCCGCGGAGCTGACGCGGGCTACCCAGAAGGCCCCACCCACGTGGTACCTTTCCTGTTGGCCGTCCTCCCCGGCCTCGACCCCAACGACATCAAAAAGACCTTGGTCACATTACATTTCATACTCATTTTCACCGTCATGATACCTATCGTCGACTGCAGCTCGGCGCACGAATATCATCCCGACCTCACTGAAGAAGAGTTGTTGGTCTGCGAGTCGACGGCCCAGTTCGAAGACTTCGTACTGATCTTCCTCGACAgactcttcatcatcatcgagTCGAGCGTCACCGAGCACGCGCGCTTGGACACCAAGGACCCCGACTGCGTGCGCAGCAAGACGGACGCGGTCATGGAGACCGCCATCTCCTCCGCGGCGACCGCCGTCTTGATGCAGTGTTCCCCCAAAATTTTCCAGGAGGCTTTGAGAAAATTCAAATCCTTCGCCACAGAAACGACGTTCGAGTCCAACGTCTCGGGGAGCATGGTCGGCGTGCTGTTGAAGGTGTTCAGTCGGGTCGACGCCGTGTCGACGTTGGCTGCGTTCATGCCCAAACTCCTGGACGATCTGAACGAGCTGGTGGCGAGTGACGAAGCGCTGAAAGAGGAGAACCCGCCCCGCGACCTGTGCTACAACCTCGTCCTGTTCAAACAGGTCATAGAGTGCGACGGCGCCGCGCTGCTGAAGTACATCCCTCACATCATAATTCTGCTGGATCGGCTGCTGAAGTTGCACTCGTCGTACGCGCTGATCCGCGCGGCGGACGCCCTCGCACACTTGTTCTATTCCTTTTCTGCTGTTGACGTAAAAGAATGGAGGAGTTCGAGCAAAGACTACGGGAGCGCTCCCAAAACGTGGCTGCCCATCCGGGAATGGGGCAGCGGTTGCCTGATGAAGGACGCCAAGTTGAAGTGGCACGTGCCCAACGCTGCGGAGGTGAAGGCCGCGCAGCTGTTGGCGACCAGATTCGTGAAGCACGAGGTGATCCGCCTGAGGCAGTGGCTGCAGGGCGAGCGCGACATGAGCCGCGAGCGCCGGATGAAGAGCTACTACATATTCAACGCTGTGCTGACGAGCTGCAACTATCTGCCGCCGCCCGATGAGAAGCAGCTCCCTTTGtgagtatttatatattagcgGGTGTGAAACCCTACTTCTACCTTAAGTATCGTATGTTCGTCTCCCGGTTCTGGCGCCTAGTATGTTTGTATTGAATTTGACAAGCTATAGTATTATTTCTGAACTTCAGGATAGCGTCGCAAGTGCCGGCCACGAACTTGCCGTTCGTCACCGGCGTGCCGCACGAGGTGACGCTGAACGGACACAACACACGGCGCGTGCTCACCAACTTGCTGCTGGACGTGCAGAAGCGCTTGCTCGCGGACAAGACGGACGACACGCGGGGACTGGAGACACTTATCCAGGTATAGTTGAATATATTGGCATAGTGAACTAGGTATTTGACCGCTTTTTATGCCATGCAACTGCAAAAAACCGGCATTTTAGGGGAGGAgaacacgacgaaaacgataacaacaaaaaaaacatcaattctatagaaacagttttataaACGCAGTATAATGGGTAAAATGCACCGAACTTCAATATTTTAAGGAGTTTTATACTTGACCACGTGAGTTTCAATTTCGGTCAGAAAACCAATTTCGGTCGGACTCTGTAATCAACGATCAGCTTTAATAGTAGTGTAGGTGGTAAACACAAAATATCTATAATTCCAGGTGTGGGAGCGCATTATAATCGTAAGAAACAACCGGGCGTCACCGGGCGTAGAGGCGCGGCTGCGGTCATACAGCGCGCTGGAGCGGGCGCTGGACGGGCGCGGGGGGCTGACGAccagcgcgggcggcgcggtgGACGTGGCCGCGTCGGCCAAGCTGCGGATGTTGGTCGCGGATGCGGCGCGGCTGCAGTTGGAGTCGAGGGCGGACCTGACGTGCGACGCGGGCATGACGCCCACTAGCGTCAAGGCGCTGTACGCGCTGTTTGAGCTCTCCATCAATACATATAGCTCGGTGAGTTCGTTACTTACGACTACTTAgtccttgtccagaaggggcgtATTCGTCGCGAACCATTAATTTTTCCAGGACAAAAAGTAGTCTTATGtgttagagtaaaatctatttctattccaaatttcagctaaatcggtttaaaattgacaaagtttcatacaaaccttcatcccctattttatccccttggagGTAGAAGTGatcaaaattctttcttagcggatgggtgaaaccgcggggcgtcatttagcggcatttctgcgccttttagaaattttgtgttTTCCCCTAAACTATTTGACTAagtaacatactgtaaaaggcaaatcttatttgtataatatccacttgattattaagtaatttattttgataaggatttaagtttagttgtgtaaataatgacgtaaaccttagtatatGATTTAATTATTCTATTAAAGTACAAAGgtgctatatctgctaaaatatagaagatagatatatgctgtcgcgacatttttttgtagaaaatgatgtgttctacaaagttgtagtacattattttgttctttcagcgcacgccatgtaaacaaaacttttgtacactttGGGtttttattggagtttcaggaaggatccctaatttttttttaaatataatatagcctataatagccttcctcgataaatgggctatctatcactgaaagtatttttgaaatcgtACCAgtttagcacgttcaatcaaacaaacaaacaaacaaactcttcagctttataatattagtatggatatagatttcatgataatgatgaatttccTCAGGTGCGTGTTTTAGCCCAAGCCCGTCTGTACTGGATGCTGAGCCACGTGCCATACTCTTACAAAGCTCTGGTGCCGAAGTTGGTGGATCTCCTGGCCAAGGGGGGCGAAGGGGAGGAGTGGCACGCGCGGCACAAGGGGGCTCTGTACATCATAATGGGCCCTAAAGTTGGGCCCATGATCGCTAAACAAGACTGGGACGTCGTGAGGGCCCTGTGGCCGGCCATTTTGAAAGCGCCGCTGAGTGAGAAGCCTAGCATACTAAGGTAATGTCCCAAACAACACATTTAACATAgtaaatttttgtctattttgtGGAATAACTTGGGaactatttgttttaaaattacaaaagaaatgtatttGTATTCGTATCAAAAGCTCTGACATTTTATATAgcacacaataatattttagctaattttttttattgtatatttaattttactttaatacgATAAACCCACTTTAATACGAcccgagtatattaaagtgggctgaTAATTGTGCCTTTGAGTATATTACGATCGCACCTGATGTTTTGTGACGATGCggcctatagcttggcaaattagttcgtaacactcccgatggtccgcgggggccaaAACcccccgcacagtctttccctctgcaacgcgcgcacgacttcatacccgcgcagttctTTACCCCGTCGTCCGCACGTCGACGTTGCTAAATAGTCTTTCCTGGTAACTAACTACAGCCGGTACCATCagacctgggcctgtagccgaGTGGCACGTCGTTTCTTTTTCtacgaacgctaacgcttcaaaaattaaaaatgaatgggaaagacattcactatcgacaggtcacgtgaccaaGTTGTCGATCAGATCTGTCATTACCATCCATTTTGTTAGTCTCCAAAGCGTTAGCGAATGTAGAAAGAGACGACGTGCAACATGGCTAGAGGCCCAAACCTAAAATGCGACCGACGACATATCTACACTACTATACTAAATTGGAcataagtcaactaccctattgtagattattttgtaagtttatttattgcttgttatttttaatttttatttttggagtacaatataatatgtagtcTCCTTGGACCAAGGCGTTTGGAagcctcgtaactttaattttaagttttcgactattattaccaccattatattaaattaaattatgacatatcatttcaaaactgcttgtaatctaagcctaattgaaataaattaattttgaattttcaagtttcattcattcattcattcattcattcacccAACAGACTAGAACAAGCATTCAGCGACTGCCTGCACCGCCACTTCCCGGCGGTCAACACTCGTCTCACCATGACCGACAGCGCGATACAGTTGGCGAAGAAACTTCTGTCTGAGGAACAACTGCAAGAGCTGGAGACCAGCGGCATGTTGGAGAAGGCTGTGGAGAAAGAAATCGCTACCTCGGATAGAATGGAGCGCACATACTACATGCTGGTAGAGGAACTGGTTGATATCGCTGAGACACCCAATATGtgagtatgtttttatttttatagtagaaTTCGCTTTGTTATTGTTaccattaaattttaaatatcgtTAGTTAATCTATCTCGCGAAATTGTAAACTGTCGATAGATTATAAACTGAACCTATTGCTTACAATTATGTTATTTTGcgttatatctatctatctattgaagtcaaaccgttaaattgcaatcttaaaacgtcaactgtccgaacttgcccctgattgCCTTACAGCAGACCGTTCTGTCTCaatagagttaggaatgaaacacatatgtcagtcaaataaaatacttcaagaattgtgacatcactattacatttattataaagaCTGACCGAAGTGCCCGACCGCAGGCCTGAATTTTTatgttctaacctaacctaactttatattttgttaattataattgccaataacaatattttactaatggaagaacagtgtttaaaaaaattaagaaacgcactggccacccctgcgattttcttactttttcttttttctttgatttgtccattgtagtttattactatttttattaacccgctgtaatatttttgtaactctatgttTAATTCATCCTGATtaacaatttaacggtttcacttcgatagattatcccgaaaaataacacgttaaattgtaatcagtatgttcagttcacaatatatcgacagattacaatttaacggtgacatacaCACAACGAAGTTTggtttacatataaaattacttttaaaatagttatcGATCGGTCGGTCGGTCGGATATAATGACTTAGCCTCGGAatcacctcgagcaggtcccaggacttgtgaccttgagagtagttTTAATGGTACCCTTTATAATATCAACACTCACcatccctgcccgacatgttctccatacccacactaaacaaattatgatgaacaataattacaacacgaaacataattgcacaaaatcaccaACACGACTGGCAGCGTAACGGTGTCtgcgctgcctaacaaacaactgagctcaagtcattgaataccctcttatttataccaacactgataacTCCTctctaaaataatgaatattaataccacatgtaatcgaggaacttgtaatatttatatatacaaaagTACTTGTGAAATACTCTATATACTCTATACACAGACAATGGCGTCGTCTCGAGCTGGCGATGCAGATGCTGACGTACTGCCCGCTAGTGCAGACGCCGTACACGCCCCGCGCCGTGCGCCTCATGGTGCGCTCGCTGCTGCACGACGACATCGCGGTGCGGCGGACGGCGCAGAAGCTCACGCACTACGCCTTGAAGCAGAGGAAGAACGTCGTAATGAAGATCGAGGTCGACCCGTACGAGATAGCCGGCGTGCCCAGACCTGAGAAACATGTGCCAGGTAATATTACATTCCTACCCGTATCAtgtctacagtataaaatatcgttggtttgTGAGGATGTTTTTCTCAAAGTACACTcagtttttaagtttttgtgGAAAATGGGTGAAATCAATTAATGTTATATGTGAAATAAGCTCGAgtttggtcatcatcatcatcatcatccatcatcatcgtcatcgtcatcgtcatctccatcgtcatcatcgtcgtcaccgtcgtcgtcgtcgtcctcgtcgtcatcgtcgtcatcatcatcaataacccatatcatcaccatcatcatcaaaaacccacatcggctcactgctgagctcgggtctcctctcagagtgagaggggttattccaatagtccaccacgctggcccaatgcagattggcagactttacacacaaagaaaatgaagaaaaaactcaggtatgcaggtttaatcacgtatcccttcaccgtttgagacacgtgatatttaattatcataaaatgcacacactcaataactgtaaaattggaggtgcatgccccggaccggattcgaagccacaccctctggaatcggaggcagaggtcatatccactgggctatcacggctctaggtCATAGGTCTCATAGGTcgtatgcagtggcgtgcatgcATTAAAtcactgcataccctaacaaatgtTTTGTTAATGCTTATCCAGTGCACATTTTCTCAGTTTGGTTATATTgacttactagtgcataccctgaccaacaaccttatgcacgccactagtcgtatggaatatataatttttatttttgtaataaagatAGACATGGTCTCGTAGGTTACAGGAAGGACCTGGAGTGGGCCATGTGGGCGGAGGGCAAAGAGATCACCACCGACGAGGAGTGGGACAAGCCGTGGTTGCGCGACTATACTATTGGGTTCTTCGCGTGGCCCAAAAAGCTCAAGGTAACATTAATGATCCATGTTCTTTCTCCTGTCCAATTAGgactcccgcacacgggccactggccacaaccacaaaacgccgctaccggaatatttcctgtagttttcatacattttatatggactcgtcGCTCACGGTTGACGTCGGTGGCCGCCACATGCTATactcgtcgctgctcgcttcttatGGCcggcaccggccactaaacgctgaCACTCGCCACTCGCGCAATTATGATACtgcatcatcatatcagccgttggacgtccactgcaggacataggccttttgtagggacttccaaacatcacgatactgagcctcaGTACTGCCTCAGTACTGAGCCTATCAGTATGATACTGCATGTGTGGGTAAAAAGTAGCaaccaccgaccacaagtgtcgatcACCGTCCACAAGTGGCTTCAGATACTTTTGTGGtaccttcttgcttcttgttgcgacgtttgtggctgtcgcgtgtgacCCGTGTGCGGCGACTCTTAATCAATACAGCCTCTGCTGGAAGTGGTCAcgacaataggctagttgacattttttttaatagtcttaaattgtttattatcgttctatcaactattattattattattattattccttcAGGTAGCAGCACCAATAAGCGAACAGGAATACTCCTTGGACACTCCCCCAGAAGAGATGGAGGACGGCGAGCGGTACCTGTTCGAGTTCTTCAGCGACGAAGAGTGCGTCGACCGCCTGGTCGCCTTCTACACCGTCGAGGAGAAGAAGGGGAAGGACAAGTTCAATGGGATTCGGTTCACCATGTTTCGGGTAATGGTTGTtcgaagaaagaaagaaagaaaaagaaaatagaaagaaaatatatttattactacattatgccacacatcacaattatttaagaataataccttgcgatatgtggcataacttagaaaaaaaatctttaataatcGTAACGTAATCTTTTGTAACGTTCCAGGCTATTTTGGACCTGTCAAtgcataaatttaaaattatgtatgtgtttaaaaatgtatttatatacgATTGATGATTTTCTAAATAAtatgcataaataataataatattatcttgaTGATTGGTCAGTAACAATTGGATTAGCTTTCATCTTCATACAAGAAGTAGAAGTATTAAGATATTAATCATTTTGACCgaccatacaaatctaacgatcattatgtacctacgacgtcattaattcctaccattttgtatggggcgttttccagggatccgcggcagcgccgcaaatctgaccctttaaatccctgtagctccgaaagtaatgatctcagataccctgttacttttacaaaattgctttactattagtatactcttaatctatactaatattataaagctgacgagcttgtttgtttgattgaacgcgctaatctcaggaagtactggtccgatttgaaaaattctttcagtgttagatagcccatttatcgtggaacgctataggttatatattacccccatattcctacgggaacgggaatcacgctagtaaaatcgcgcggcgtcagcttttttatttttttattctttacaagttagcccttgactacaatctcacctgatggtaagtgatgatgcaatctaagatggaagtgggctaacttattaggaggaggatgaaaatccccccacacccctttcggtttctatacggcgtcgtaccggaacgctaaatcgcttgggagtacgtctttgccggtagggtggtaactagccacggccgaagcctcccaccagccagacatggaccaattaagaaaatctcaatctacccagccggggatcgaacccaagaactccgttttgtaaattcactgcgcataccactgtgccacggaggccgttcaatttatttgatttgatatagtatgcgcgttatcatctgagtcgtccggtcataaaagtcaaaaaagataggaatgtgcagcgcgcctacctgcgcaccctaattatcgataaacggctacctgcgcacgtgctaatgatgagtcaataatgatttggacgattctgattggtcggtttctaatgtaattgcattgcgtattttttttgctataaatgtgtttactgcaattaaataaatacattcatgtgttactcgttgcgcactatggatactttattttctaacgttgatctgaagaaattacatggcgatattagccctcaagctcgaacactgattcacaacgtattcctgtttctcaatgaattgaaaagtgatccgaataaagtggcttctctaaatttcaacaaaccacgtgaaatggccgcatttttttgtggtgtgagcagagcgacagtggaccgaatcaagacggaagtatttagttaataattatataatatgaaatatgtattatattaaatcaaatattgttaatttttttaattttgtgaacaagatacgataataaactttacttatcgataatatgtctttcattgttacacccttcactagacggctccataagacccataagtgcaagcgagatagatatagagaaatgatttatggccctaagactcagttgttaacgatagTAGTATAGTGCGGTCGAGGCCTATGTTTTGCTAGTGTGGACCTGACcttataatcaatatttattatctgtgaacattacttgttttattttatttacaatatttaatttatttattttgtctatgacaaatctatactaataatataaagctgaagagtttgtttgattaaacgcgctaacctttggaactactggtccgatttgaaaaattctttcagtgttagatagcccatttatcgaagaaggctataggctatattttatccccgtattcttacggaaacggtaaccacgcgggtgaaaccgcgcggcgtcagctagtatgtatATATAGAAGAAATTAAAAGCTATCGTTTTTCTTTCTCACCTTTTGTGATCTTGCAAATATATAGAGATCCTGTACTCAGGATTTCATTGTGTCAAATTCACATtcacataatttataaatgGTTATCATCAATTGTCCAGATGGCGTTCGCCCAGTTCGGCGAGCGCGTGTCGGCGCGCCTGCTGCAGCACGCGCTGCGCTGCGCGCGCGAGTCGCAGGAGGCGCCGCAGCGGTTCGCCGCAGAGATCGCCGCCGCCGCCTTGCGCGCGCCGCGCTACTGGCCGCGCGCGCGCGCAATGGCCATGTACGACTCCGCCATGGAAATTATCAAAGCAGGTACTTCATTACCAACATTTTA
The Bicyclus anynana chromosome 21, ilBicAnyn1.1, whole genome shotgun sequence genome window above contains:
- the LOC112047214 gene encoding proteasome activator complex subunit 4A isoform X2 encodes the protein MLFDDENESFFATPERIQALGFKPQKELITNHLLPYAAKLDEESKVFLEQVKTNLAKSVMLREMKPACGVWSSRLMKYVRMYGLKFSKEDHLTFIKLAYELVLIPELEPCKVHKFATLFVMLTKKKFLISPEELTLQWRPLYDLGIRIFEKSSSNIGMYHYHASLESSYVAMIKCSKPYFEVGATKEMLEELLPQICPWSSNSQMMGPFTAFLPVGLPAEHAEQGHLLWFDQLMDLWDVCYNNQCGISDVMMLFAGLAKKNPGAVDWTPHVPKMFMRFLHALNLPVSYKDMQYTKNHSLDMKFVALWIVWTINPDGVVLKHLKSFLAGVESYLQSANSGRWSFKLRDLLRKLARLFLNRVRREREMRLQETWENKTPEEYKLRDEDVDEFVKIVLQPTLQAVYSRSGSMDISVALQNLATLRPAIVIPPLIERLRTSLTSLTEPHRVTAAMTAVAAVARPMIRGADAGYPEGPTHVVPFLLAVLPGLDPNDIKKTLVTLHFILIFTVMIPIVDCSSAHEYHPDLTEEELLVCESTAQFEDFVLIFLDRLFIIIESSVTEHARLDTKDPDCVRSKTDAVMETAISSAATAVLMQCSPKIFQEALRKFKSFATETTFESNVSGSMVGVLLKVFSRVDAVSTLAAFMPKLLDDLNELVASDEALKEENPPRDLCYNLVLFKQVIECDGAALLKYIPHIIILLDRLLKLHSSYALIRAADALAHLFYSFSAVDVKEWRSSSKDYGSAPKTWLPIREWGSGCLMKDAKLKWHVPNAAEVKAAQLLATRFVKHEVIRLRQWLQGERDMSRERRMKSYYIFNAVLTSCNYLPPPDEKQLPLIASQVPATNLPFVTGVPHEVTLNGHNTRRVLTNLLLDVQKRLLADKTDDTRGLETLIQVWERIIIVRNNRASPGVEARLRSYSALERALDGRGGLTTSAGGAVDVAASAKLRMLVADAARLQLESRADLTCDAGMTPTSVKALYALFELSINTYSSVRVLAQARLYWMLSHVPYSYKALVPKLVDLLAKGGEGEEWHARHKGALYIIMGPKVGPMIAKQDWDVVRALWPAILKAPLSEKPSILRLEQAFSDCLHRHFPAVNTRLTMTDSAIQLAKKLLSEEQLQELETSGMLEKAVEKEIATSDRMERTYYMLVEELVDIAETPNIQWRRLELAMQMLTYCPLVQTPYTPRAVRLMVRSLLHDDIAVRRTAQKLTHYALKQRKNVVMKIEVDPYEIAGVPRPEKHVPGYRKDLEWAMWAEGKEITTDEEWDKPWLRDYTIGFFAWPKKLKVAAPISEQEYSLDTPPEEMEDGERYLFEFFSDEECVDRLVAFYTVEEKKGKDKFNGIRFTMFRMAFAQFGERVSARLLQHALRCARESQEAPQRFAAEIAAAALRAPRYWPRARAMAMYDSAMEIIKAGLTSVTAETMEDWGTCVATGLEKLDPIRGASVLRELLQLCAPPPAAGDADPDHHTSFVVCARLYALQGALGSMSWRTAPLAADLLRRLDAANFIQHPYQNVRETVGSILMTIFDTELVFPGGAGGSTPSLRRFLRDVKPRLAALYDENGDIVIKTTASLMSACAAQPACEAPSPPVAAAPAAPLAALHAVAPHLRLATDAPHDNRTHQAEAAPEAVEAPGEEARANKQLAERLHSALRLAGDAAPAQRHHARAVNLLTTVLRASMGVIVRSVSGNTATHYELVGTACALAARGPPQPHEELPRAAGGFLATLALANHSYDAFDKALEVLESLSSGRSWWARLACLEFAQPLLFYGLPLLCARAERAERAERFALTLMRDSRVEVRQAAAKLLTGLMHCRALPDEEKTLKSLQRSCRSKELVERHCGVLGLCGYLSSRPYSLGPRLGDVLTELARHTSAPDPIPATIRKALADFRRTHQDDWTKHREQLTEEELDLLADLTSPPTYCA